One segment of Phragmites australis chromosome 13, lpPhrAust1.1, whole genome shotgun sequence DNA contains the following:
- the LOC133888189 gene encoding ABC transporter G family member 41-like, whose amino-acid sequence MGNTELDEQPEKRSPDANGAVAPIPGGAAGRRELIGRLITHVEKDNRRLLQKMRDRMDRVDVQEPTIEVRFRDLSVEAECRVVQGKPLPTLWNSALAVTSVSFFFYYTDNTH is encoded by the exons ATGGGCAACACCGAGCTCGACGAGCAGCCGGAGAAGAGGTCACCCGATGCCAACGGTGCCGTCGCCCCGATTCCGGGGGGAGCCGCCGGACGGCGAGAGCTCATCGGCAGGCTCATCACGCACGTGGAGAAGGACAACCGCCGGCTGCTGCAGAAGATGAGAGACAGGATGGACAG GGTAGACGTGCAGGAGCCGACGATAGAGGTGAGATTCAGGGACCTCAGCGTGGAAGCGGAGTGCCGGGTTGTCCAAGGAAAGCCCCTTCCTACGCTGTGGAACTCTGCTCTCGCAGTCACTTccgtgagtttttttttctattacaCTGACAACACACACTAA